One window of the Rosa rugosa chromosome 3, drRosRugo1.1, whole genome shotgun sequence genome contains the following:
- the LOC133739644 gene encoding RING-H2 finger protein ATL5 — MDIVDDHKPANYALNGKIMLCSVIILFVVVFVVACFHSYVRLCFYRNHPRRRRRRRRLFSQNIVSPTTETTSTAPQKGLDLSVLKTLPSFVYSTLTDDPLLECAVCLSEFEHGERGRVLPSCKHPFHIECIDTWFKSNSNCPLCRCLVRPDVPVPTPEPRHEVVITVSEPAGSGSDGGEEKMSSPPGSFSAEECGRRPLDLVGMSMDDRVRNFGLPKSHGVKCSGDQSVSLKRIWSI, encoded by the coding sequence ATGGATATCGTCGACGATCATAAACCCGCCAACTACGCCCTCAATGGCAAGATCATGCTCTGCTCAGTCATCATTCTTTTCGTCGTCGTCTTCGTCGTGGCTTGCTTCCACAGCTACGTCCGGCTCTGCTTCTACCGCAACCATCCCCGACGGCGCCGTCGCCGGAGACGCCTCTTCTCTCAAAATATCGTCTCGCCCACGACGGAAACCACCAGCACCGCACCTCAGAAAGGCTTGGATCTCTCAGTTCTCAAGACGCTACCTAGTTTTGTTTACTCCACGTTAACTGACGACCCGCTGTTAGAATGCGCCGTGTGCCTGTCGGAGTTCGAGCACGGAGAACGTGGTCGAGTGCTGCCCAGCTGTAAGCACCCGTTTCATATAGAGTGCATAGACACTTGGTTTAAGTCGAACTCCAATTGTCCGCTTTGTAGATGTCTGGTTCGGCCGGATGTTCCGGTTCCGACACCGGAACCTCGGCACGAGGTTGTGATTACGGTGAGTGAACCGGCCGGTTCGGGAAGCGACGGGGGAGAAGAGAAAATGAGTTCGCCGCCGGGGAGTTTTTCGGCGGAGGAATGTGGGAGGAGGCCGTTGGATCTAGTGGGGATGTCGATGGATGATAGGGTGAGGAATTTTGGGTTGCCGAAAAGTCATGGGGTGAAATGTTCTGGAGATCAGAGTGTATCGTTAAAGAGGATTTGGAGCATATAG